The Chryseobacterium sp. LJ668 genome segment AATCACATTATCTGCCACAAAACCTTGCGGAGCGGCATTAGAAACTCCCATTTTAGTGAGCCAATTGGGCAATTCAGAGCCGATTACTGCTCCGATTCCGATCAAAATCGTCTGCACAGAAAATCCGATTGTTGCCTGATGTTTAGGGAGCATATCTCCCACTAATGCACGGAAAGGTTCCATAGCGACATTAATGGAAGCATCCATCATGGCTAAAAAAATCACAGCTAATAAAAGAACATTTGCTGCCATCATTTGTGTTGCTGAAGCTGCATTGGGCAACATCACCAAACCGATGGCACATAGAACCGCACCGATTAAAAAGTAAGGTTTTCTTCTGCCAAGCGGACTCCATGTATTATCACCCATGTGACCGATAATCGGCTGAACGATTAGGCCTGTAATTGGTGCTACCAGCCAAAACCATGACAACTCATGAACGTCTGCTCCAAAATTAGCTAAAATTCTGCTTGCGTTTCCGTTTTGCAATCCGAAAGCCATTTGGATTCCGAGAAAACCCATGCTCATATTGATAATCTGAGCCATGGATAAATTTGGTTTTATTCTTTTTGAAAGGGTACTGTGAGGAGAATTCATTTTATCTTTGTGTTTTTAATTTTTGTATTAAGAGATCTTCAATTGCGGTTTTTTCAGTAACTACTTTATCCACGATATCATTCGGGACGGTTACTGAAAGAACATATTGTCTTATTTTCCAAACTCCGTTTATTTTTTCGACAACTCCGGAACCGCGGCAGATTTTCATCTGGGTATCCAGTAATTCATCAAACCAGGCCAGTTTTCCGTCTTTGCTGAAGTAAATATTTCTTTTCAGAGAAGTAAAATTCCATGTTTTCTTTTTATCGAAATAAGGTTTTGCCCAAATCATAAACTCTTTTTTGTTCCAGACCTCTGTAGCATCTGTGCCTATGAAAGTAGATTCGTCGGCATAATAATTAAAATAGGTATTGAAATCAGACTGTGCCGCAGCGATATTAAAGCCGTCAAGCAGTGTACCTATTTCTGTTTTTTCTTTTTCATAAAAACCTTTGTTTTGTGAGGAAAGTTTCATTGAAATAATTCCAAAGAATAACAAAAGTGCTATTTTAAATATTCTATTTTTTTTCATTTTTTATCCGTTTACCTTTTTCGTTAAAATTTATAATAGATCCTGCAATCGGCTCACAACAATTATTTCCGTCAAATTCTTTTATTGTTTTTATATTTCCGTTTTCATAATACTGTGTCCAAATTCCTGATCTACTGCCATTTTTATAACCGCCAATTGTTTTTTCTCCCAATTCATTAAAATATACCCATTCTCCTATCTGCTGATCGTCAAGAAAGTATCCCTTTCGATAGAGTTTCCCATCAGGAAAAAAAACTTGGTTTAAACCATACACTATTCCTTTTGATGCCGAATAAATTTCGTGAGGCTGCCCATTTTCATAAAATGTTCTGCAAGTTCCCTCTTCCATTTGATTGGTATAAAATGCCTTCGTTTCTATTACTTCATATCCATTATAATAGTATACTCCTGATAAATTGCCATTTGGATGATAGGTCGTTCTTTCACCTATCCGATTTCCATTTTTCCAAGTGGTTCTATCTTTTAATTTTCCATTTTTGTAATATTCTAGTTGTACACCTTCTTTTTTTCCATTTTTAAGATGAGAAATCTGAATAAAAAAATTTGCCTGATACGTTTTTACTGTTTTTATCTCGTCTTTCCCTACTTTGTGAGTTTGTGAAACTTCTTTAACCGTAGCTACTCTATTTACATCATAATATTCTCTTACCTGTTTTTCCTCCTGAGCTAGACAAAAAACTGTTGTAACGAGAAAAATAAAACAGAAAGTATGTTTTTTCATTTTACTTGATTTCTAAAATCATTGAAGATTTCCCAGAGATTATTAAACTATTTTGTAAAGAAATTTCTTCGTCTGAAATGACGTCTTTTCCTTTGGTAAAGCTTTTAAGACCTTCTGAGAATCTTTTCAAATTCACAACCTGTTTTTCCGGGTTATTGTTGATTACTGTCATTATTCTTTCTTTATCATTATATCTGAAATAAACATAAACATTGTTTTCAGGTACGTAATGTAATGTCTTTCCTGTATGAATAACTTCTTTGGATTTTCGCCAGTTCAATAATTTTTTAGTAAAATCAAAATATTGATTCTGAGTTTTGGTTCTTCCTGACTGTACAAAACCATTATTGGAATCATCCTTCCAGCCTCCCGGAAAATCTCGGCGAATATCTCCGTCTCCTTTTCCTTTATCTCCCGCCATACCGATTTCCGAGCCATAATACAACTGCGGAATTCCCCGAACGGTCAAAATTAGAGACATAGCAAGTTTATAATCTTCAATTTTAGGATAAGACTCATTGAATCTCTGGGTATCATGATTTTCGGCAAATACAAGAATATTATTGATATTGGGATACAAAAAATCATTGGCAAAATTATCATATACTCTCTGCATCCCGGAATCCCAACCTGAATTTTCTTTAAAAACCTGACCGATAGCATCATGCAGGGTAAAATCCATTACAGAGGGCAAATATGAATTATAGTTTTCTATTGCAGAAATTTTGCTGCCTTTCTGCCAATAAGACATTTGTGCCTGATCATGCATCCATACTTCACCTACAATATTTAAATTCGGGTATTCATCTGTGATTCTTTTCGTCCATTCTGCAATTCCTTTTTTATCGTTGTAAGAATAGGTATCTACACGTAATCCGTCCAAACCAGCATATTCTGTCCACCAGATCGCATTTTGAGCCATATAATTGACCACCAATGGATTGCTTTGGTTCATGTCGGGCATTGTGGTATCAAACCATCCATCCATACAGTTTTCGGCGTCTATTTTTGCAGCATTGGTATCAAACTGTGTCGTCATTCTGTAATTGCTTCTTTTAAAACCTTTGTCACCGTCTTTCCAATAATGTATCCAGTCTTTTGAAGGCATATCTTTAATGATCCAGCTTTGTGATCCCCAATGATTGGTCACATAATCCATAATAAGCTTCATATCCCGCTGATGGAGTTCACCCGCCAATCTTTTATAGTCTTCATTTGTCCCATAACGCGGGTCAATTTTATAATAATCACTCTGCGCATAGCCATGATAAGAATAAGCCGGCTCATTATCTTCCAACAATGGAGTGTTCCAAAGCGCGGTAACTCCCATTTCTTTAAGATAATCTAAGTTTTTGATAATTCCTTCAATATCACCACCATGACGCCCGCCCGGATTTTTACGGTCTGCTTTTTCAGCAGTATCATTGGTATTATCGTTCGATGGGTTTCCGTTGGCGAACCGATCGGGCATGATTAAATACATGACATCTTTTGAAGAAAATGATTGCCTGTTCGCCGAATTGGGCTGTCTCTCTTTTAGCTCGTAGGTGTAAGAATCTATATTTTTACTTCCTTTTTTGATATTGATTTTAAATTTTGAAACGTTGATTTCATTGGTATTGACCGTAACAAATACATAGTTCGGGTTTTCTACTTTCTGAATGTTTTTAATCTGAATTCCGTCTGAAAGCTCAATTTCGTTGCTGGCAATATTTTTTCCGTAGACTAAAATCTGAAGCTTAGGGTTTTTCATTCCTTTCCACCAGAAAGCAGGTTCCACTTTCTGAATCTGCAAATGAAACATCTGAAATGCTAAAAGTAAAGTAAGTAAAGTTATTTTTTTCATTTTCTGTATTCTAAAAACTTGTGATTTGTGTTTTTAATTTTAAACTAAAACTCTGTCAAAGACTTCAACTTTGACAAAGTTTGTATGACTGTATCTCTTCTAGCCCCGATCGCAGCGGCATCCTTTTTTGTTTTGGGAAAAAGCCAGGGACAAAAAAGATACAGCGAAGAGCGGGAAATAGCTTCTAAAAAAACCTTTTTAATATGATATAAATTCCGTCTTTTCTGTGTTGCGCTCGAGATTCAACACTTTATGGAAGGGGGATTTTATTTTACAGGCTTAATTGAGATGGCAAATCCGCCGCTTCTTACCATTTTAAAATTGATTTTAGATTTTGCCGTAATTTGTTTTTTATAGATATTATAACTTTGAGGATTGTCAATATAATCAGCATCTTTTCCATCTTCATAAATGGTGGCTTCATATTTTTTATTTTTATCCAGAAAAGAAAAATCTACGGTATAATCGCGTTTGTTTTCATCTGTGATTCCTCCCACGAACCAATTTTCTGTACCTTTGGCTTTTCTTGCCGTGATCACATGATCTCCCGGTTCTGCAGACAAAATCTTGGTATCATCCCAATCTGCCGCAACATCCTTGATAAACTGGAAAGCATCCATATGCTTTTTATAATTCTCTGGTAAATCTGCAGCCATCTGAAGCGGCATATACATCGTAACATATAAGGCCAACTGCTTTGCTAATGTTGTTTTTACAAAACGCTTATCGCCAGGGAAATAATAATCTAATTTGGTCTGGAAAATTCCCGGTGTATAATCCATAGAGCCACCCATCCATCTTGTAAACGGTAAAATCGTCTGATGGTCAGGATTATTTCCTCCGAAAGCTTCGTATTCCGTTCCACGCGCTGCTTCAGCAGAAATATAATTCGGATAGGTACGACTTTCCCCTGTCGGGCGAACCGATTCATGAGAATTGACCATTACTTTGTATTCATTTGCTTTTTCTGCAATTCTGTAGTAATGATTGATCATCCACTGCGAATAATGATGTTCCCCTCTTGGAATGACATCTCCAACATAACCTGTTTTCACAGCATCATAACCATATTTATTCATCAACTGGAATGCTTTATCTGCCCATCTTTCATAGTTTGTGGCAGAACCCGATGTCTCGTGATGCATGATCAGTTTAATACCTTTAGAATGGGCATATTCATTCAACATTTTGATATCAAAATCCGGATATGGAGTGATAAAATCGAAAACATATTCTTTTGAACGACCGAACCAGTCTTCCCAACCAACATTCCAGCCTTCAATTAAAAGTCCCTGAAAACCATTTTCGGCGGCGAAATCGATATAATCTTTTACTTTGGTATTATTGGCACCGTGATTTCCGTTGGGCGTCAGCTTTGAGAAATCTGTCTGACCCAAACGTACATTAGATTCCGGCTGACCATAAGCCCACTGTGATTTTCCGATAATCATTTCCCACCAAACACCCATATATTTTGTAGGATGAATGTAAGACGTATCGGTGTATTTTGTCGGCTCATTCAAATTGAAAATCATTTTAGAATCCATCACATCTACCGCTTTTGAAGCAACGATAATGGTTCTCCAGGGTGTCACCATCGGAGTCTGCATGTAGCCTTTTGCACCCTGTCTGTCGGCTGTAAGGTGAGTTTTGAATTTGAAATTCTGAGCATCTACCTCAAGATGAGAAGCCGGATAATCTAAAACTGCTGCCTCTGCAACGTTGATATATAATGGTACTTTTCCTTCTACTTTTAACATTAATGGTGACTGAACTGCATTTTTGATTAAAGTCTGAGAAGCATTTGCATCTGCTGCTTTTGCCCATCTTCCCGGAATTTCAGAAACTTTGGTTTCCTGATACTGATATTCCTGAGAGTCGTAGTCTGCTACCATCCACCAGGCTT includes the following:
- a CDS encoding nuclear transport factor 2 family protein, whose amino-acid sequence is MKKNRIFKIALLLFFGIISMKLSSQNKGFYEKEKTEIGTLLDGFNIAAAQSDFNTYFNYYADESTFIGTDATEVWNKKEFMIWAKPYFDKKKTWNFTSLKRNIYFSKDGKLAWFDELLDTQMKICRGSGVVEKINGVWKIRQYVLSVTVPNDIVDKVVTEKTAIEDLLIQKLKTQR
- a CDS encoding toxin-antitoxin system YwqK family antitoxin, whose amino-acid sequence is MKKHTFCFIFLVTTVFCLAQEEKQVREYYDVNRVATVKEVSQTHKVGKDEIKTVKTYQANFFIQISHLKNGKKEGVQLEYYKNGKLKDRTTWKNGNRIGERTTYHPNGNLSGVYYYNGYEVIETKAFYTNQMEEGTCRTFYENGQPHEIYSASKGIVYGLNQVFFPDGKLYRKGYFLDDQQIGEWVYFNELGEKTIGGYKNGSRSGIWTQYYENGNIKTIKEFDGNNCCEPIAGSIINFNEKGKRIKNEKK
- a CDS encoding glycoside hydrolase family 97 protein — encoded protein: MKKITVGAFLLSMMFGVANAQSLKSPDGKFEMNFQLKGGVPFYNLKFNGKTVVEDSKLGLRIFKDSSIKFASEIAKPEDAKFDLNSGFTKTAEKTDSKNETWQPVLGEKKNYINNYNELAITLNQASTDRSIVVKFRLFNDGLGFRYEFPQQKNLNYFVIREEDSEIDFPTDMKAWWMVADYDSQEYQYQETKVSEIPGRWAKAADANASQTLIKNAVQSPLMLKVEGKVPLYINVAEAAVLDYPASHLEVDAQNFKFKTHLTADRQGAKGYMQTPMVTPWRTIIVASKAVDVMDSKMIFNLNEPTKYTDTSYIHPTKYMGVWWEMIIGKSQWAYGQPESNVRLGQTDFSKLTPNGNHGANNTKVKDYIDFAAENGFQGLLIEGWNVGWEDWFGRSKEYVFDFITPYPDFDIKMLNEYAHSKGIKLIMHHETSGSATNYERWADKAFQLMNKYGYDAVKTGYVGDVIPRGEHHYSQWMINHYYRIAEKANEYKVMVNSHESVRPTGESRTYPNYISAEAARGTEYEAFGGNNPDHQTILPFTRWMGGSMDYTPGIFQTKLDYYFPGDKRFVKTTLAKQLALYVTMYMPLQMAADLPENYKKHMDAFQFIKDVAADWDDTKILSAEPGDHVITARKAKGTENWFVGGITDENKRDYTVDFSFLDKNKKYEATIYEDGKDADYIDNPQSYNIYKKQITAKSKINFKMVRSGGFAISIKPVK
- a CDS encoding glycoside hydrolase family 13 protein translates to MKKITLLTLLLAFQMFHLQIQKVEPAFWWKGMKNPKLQILVYGKNIASNEIELSDGIQIKNIQKVENPNYVFVTVNTNEINVSKFKINIKKGSKNIDSYTYELKERQPNSANRQSFSSKDVMYLIMPDRFANGNPSNDNTNDTAEKADRKNPGGRHGGDIEGIIKNLDYLKEMGVTALWNTPLLEDNEPAYSYHGYAQSDYYKIDPRYGTNEDYKRLAGELHQRDMKLIMDYVTNHWGSQSWIIKDMPSKDWIHYWKDGDKGFKRSNYRMTTQFDTNAAKIDAENCMDGWFDTTMPDMNQSNPLVVNYMAQNAIWWTEYAGLDGLRVDTYSYNDKKGIAEWTKRITDEYPNLNIVGEVWMHDQAQMSYWQKGSKISAIENYNSYLPSVMDFTLHDAIGQVFKENSGWDSGMQRVYDNFANDFLYPNINNILVFAENHDTQRFNESYPKIEDYKLAMSLILTVRGIPQLYYGSEIGMAGDKGKGDGDIRRDFPGGWKDDSNNGFVQSGRTKTQNQYFDFTKKLLNWRKSKEVIHTGKTLHYVPENNVYVYFRYNDKERIMTVINNNPEKQVVNLKRFSEGLKSFTKGKDVISDEEISLQNSLIISGKSSMILEIK